A genomic region of Catalinimonas niigatensis contains the following coding sequences:
- the miaE gene encoding tRNA-(ms[2]io[6]A)-hydroxylase, protein MQYKIELACPSSQHWLDTVMNDFNSFLQDHADCERKASAMAMSFVAKYPERHEIIPELIATGIEELEHFQQVYEFMSQKGVSLAKEMAPDPYIKQLMALGQGGTPLTRFRDRLLLASIIESRGCERFKLVSEVQQDEDIRRFYKLLWASEAKHSHIFVHMALRYFDKQEVDKRIEELVNAEADIIRHLPLRAALH, encoded by the coding sequence ATGCAATACAAGATAGAACTTGCCTGCCCCTCCAGCCAACATTGGTTGGATACTGTAATGAATGATTTTAACAGTTTTTTACAAGACCATGCTGATTGTGAGCGTAAGGCCTCAGCTATGGCCATGAGTTTTGTAGCCAAATATCCGGAACGTCATGAGATTATTCCTGAACTGATTGCTACGGGTATTGAGGAACTGGAACATTTCCAGCAAGTCTATGAATTCATGAGTCAAAAAGGAGTCAGTCTAGCCAAAGAAATGGCACCAGATCCTTATATTAAACAACTGATGGCGCTCGGCCAGGGGGGTACTCCTCTCACTCGCTTTCGCGATAGACTTTTGCTGGCCTCTATCATAGAGAGCAGAGGGTGTGAGCGTTTCAAGCTTGTAAGTGAGGTACAGCAAGATGAAGACATCAGGCGATTCTACAAGCTACTGTGGGCTTCTGAGGCTAAGCACAGTCATATTTTTGTCCACATGGCCTTACGATACTTTGACAAACAGGAAGTGGATAAACGCATAGAAGAACTGGTAAATGCAGAAGCAGACATTATCAGGCACCTTCCTTTGAGGGCTGCTTTGCATTAA
- a CDS encoding SusD/RagB family nutrient-binding outer membrane lipoprotein: MNRIMRKLNILYLAVLLMVFVSCEDYLDINDDPNNPTVTPLSGLMATATIETANNVYDAAGITSYYVQYLSSPNAASATDIHDEVSYNGTWSNLYSVMTDLSDMELLAEETGATEYLGVAKILMALNLGMTVDLWGNVPYEEAFFAETLTPSYNDAEALYEEVFTLLDEGIAALQQDNSTVVIGGDDFFFGGDTEAWIKTASALRARYLLHMSETSAYDPQAVLAAVDNGFTSSEDDAQVISFAAVPQRNPWSQVAINNADLLLGGWISEQLVQAMDGTTYGYVDPRMSYMYGQTDAGEFVGTPNGAGRGDAPEQGARSTLVTDTYYAAETAPLLVITYFEQKFIEAEAALDANNSSRAYDAYLEGIRAHMEKLGIESAEIDAYLVNPEVSVGAADLTQQDIFKEKYIAMYLHPEAWADARRYDYQYEGMTLPANHNPSLNGQFIRRLAYPDSENTRNGSNVPDVSLGDPLWWDE, encoded by the coding sequence ATGAACAGAATTATGCGAAAGCTAAATATATTATATCTCGCTGTCCTTCTAATGGTCTTTGTGAGTTGCGAAGACTATCTGGATATCAATGATGATCCGAACAATCCTACCGTAACGCCTCTTAGCGGACTGATGGCTACGGCTACGATAGAAACAGCCAACAATGTATACGATGCAGCCGGAATCACCTCTTACTATGTACAGTATCTGTCTTCGCCCAATGCGGCAAGTGCCACCGATATTCACGATGAGGTATCTTACAATGGTACATGGTCTAACCTTTACAGTGTAATGACTGATCTGAGCGACATGGAGTTGCTGGCTGAAGAAACAGGCGCTACAGAATATCTGGGAGTAGCCAAAATTCTGATGGCGCTCAATTTGGGTATGACAGTAGACCTATGGGGTAACGTGCCTTACGAAGAGGCTTTCTTCGCAGAGACGCTAACACCCTCTTATAATGATGCTGAAGCGCTATATGAGGAAGTCTTTACTTTATTAGATGAGGGTATTGCTGCGCTTCAGCAGGATAATTCTACTGTTGTAATTGGAGGTGATGATTTCTTTTTCGGAGGTGATACTGAAGCCTGGATAAAGACTGCCAGTGCACTTAGAGCTCGTTATCTGCTACATATGAGTGAAACCAGCGCATATGATCCTCAGGCAGTACTTGCAGCCGTGGACAATGGCTTTACAAGCTCAGAGGATGACGCACAGGTGATAAGCTTTGCCGCAGTGCCACAGCGAAATCCCTGGTCTCAGGTGGCTATTAACAATGCTGATCTTTTACTGGGTGGATGGATTTCCGAGCAGTTGGTACAGGCGATGGATGGCACTACTTATGGGTATGTTGATCCCCGTATGTCTTATATGTATGGTCAGACGGATGCTGGGGAATTTGTAGGTACTCCCAATGGTGCAGGACGCGGTGACGCTCCTGAGCAAGGAGCGCGTTCAACCTTGGTGACAGATACGTATTATGCTGCTGAAACTGCTCCTTTACTGGTTATCACCTACTTCGAGCAGAAGTTTATCGAGGCGGAGGCAGCATTGGATGCCAATAATAGCAGCAGAGCTTATGATGCTTATCTGGAAGGCATCCGTGCCCATATGGAAAAACTAGGCATTGAAAGTGCTGAAATTGATGCATATCTGGTTAATCCTGAAGTGAGTGTAGGGGCAGCTGATCTTACCCAACAGGATATCTTTAAAGAGAAGTATATCGCTATGTATCTGCATCCTGAAGCCTGGGCCGATGCCCGCCGCTATGATTATCAGTATGAAGGGATGACTTTACCGGCAAATCACAATCCATCTTTAAACGGTCAGTTCATCCGCAGGCTTGCCTATCCTGATTCTGAAAATACACGGAATGGAAGTAATGTACCGGATGTATCATTGGGTGATCCTCTATGGTGGGATGAATAA
- a CDS encoding SusC/RagA family TonB-linked outer membrane protein encodes MNKIFYMGTLLVILCLSGNMVMAQSRTVNGKVTSLETGESLPGVNILVQGSTTGTVTDVDGNYRISVPSEEAILTFSFIGYQSEEVAVNGRSTVDVQLSPSTEQLSEVVVTSFGIEQEKQALGYAVQELQSQEITETKQPNLVNALQGRVAGVQITNSGGAPGMSSRIIIRGLTSLNPNADNQPLFVVDGVPIDNSTVESPGTPRGASNRVADLNPNDIESVNILKGAAATALYGVRAANGAVIITTKKGQAGDVKVNISSSVGFEEINKYPEFQEQYGQGFSGDFDPSSFWPSWGAPIPAVQVIEPEHRYYDNTRNLMRTGTHLDNTVSVSGGNENTTFYSSISNLQQKGVIPFSNWDRTSAKLSGKVGMGNKFDLTGSINYIKSGGNRVPHDRIMERLMYWSFTQDVSDYINPDGTQNTYGSTTNPLYDARFATYEDDVNRVIGNLNFNYRPSDWLSLSYRIGTDVYSDQRVEILPGPLGLEGEVALDPDGFIRKNKINSRDINSTLNITMNHTFDEKLDATLRLGNDVFDRSRNDLNSLGSDFVIPRFYNLGNTINLQTDEYLQQRRLIGVYGDLLLNYDDYLYLNITARNDWSSTLPVENRSFFYPSVNLGFVFNDVLDLPEFLSYGKLRASYAEVGKDAEPYSTALTYTSPTDAGGDIYFPLQEQVGFTRNNTLGSPTLRPEKTTAVEIGTDLRFFENRLSLDFTWYKSNSKDQIIPVPVSNTTGYSTFVTNAGELENQGIELILGATPLQIDDFSWDVSLNFTRNRNRVVEIREGIETIVLGSQFGYAGSTVTLQLIEGEAYGNLYGTSYERFYANGEPEGLTEVDRDLPLVIGANGFPAVNTNQLILGNAQPKWFGGLRNTLNYKGWSFSFLIDARAGMQQYDQYANFYSAFGMLDYSLNRNDVVVFDGFMEDGSPNAQQVWMGQGVGPDGVDYGAGFYRNVYRTVSENFVQDASFIKLRNISLRYTLPGTLLEVTPFSAASLSVAANNIILWTPWAGYDPESFSAGAGGNATAFTGLGYPGVQSYFFTLNLTL; translated from the coding sequence ATGAACAAAATTTTCTACATGGGTACACTGTTGGTCATCCTATGCTTATCGGGCAATATGGTAATGGCTCAATCGCGTACAGTAAATGGTAAGGTGACTTCCCTGGAAACCGGGGAAAGCTTACCAGGTGTGAACATTCTGGTACAGGGCTCTACTACCGGTACAGTTACTGATGTAGATGGCAACTACCGTATATCGGTACCTTCTGAAGAGGCCATCCTTACGTTCTCTTTTATTGGTTATCAGTCTGAAGAAGTGGCTGTCAATGGGCGATCTACAGTAGATGTGCAGCTTTCTCCCAGCACAGAACAACTCTCTGAAGTAGTAGTGACTTCGTTTGGTATTGAGCAGGAGAAACAGGCTTTGGGCTATGCGGTACAGGAGTTGCAAAGCCAGGAAATTACAGAAACCAAACAACCTAACCTGGTCAATGCACTGCAAGGCAGGGTAGCCGGAGTGCAGATTACCAATTCTGGTGGCGCGCCGGGTATGAGTTCCCGTATCATCATTCGTGGACTTACTTCGCTGAATCCTAATGCGGATAATCAACCTCTGTTTGTAGTAGATGGTGTACCTATTGATAATAGTACGGTAGAGTCGCCTGGTACTCCCCGTGGCGCAAGCAACAGGGTGGCGGACCTAAATCCGAATGATATTGAGTCGGTAAACATCTTGAAAGGTGCAGCGGCGACAGCACTTTATGGCGTACGTGCTGCCAATGGAGCAGTAATCATTACCACTAAAAAAGGACAGGCTGGGGATGTGAAAGTAAATATCTCCAGTTCAGTGGGTTTTGAGGAAATCAACAAATATCCTGAATTCCAGGAGCAATATGGACAGGGCTTTTCTGGAGATTTTGATCCGAGTAGTTTCTGGCCAAGTTGGGGAGCACCTATCCCTGCTGTGCAGGTGATTGAACCTGAACATCGCTATTATGACAATACACGTAATTTAATGCGGACCGGAACTCACTTGGATAATACAGTGAGTGTATCTGGGGGTAATGAGAATACAACTTTTTACAGCTCAATTTCCAATTTGCAACAGAAAGGAGTGATCCCTTTCAGCAATTGGGATAGAACTTCTGCCAAGCTTTCCGGTAAAGTAGGAATGGGCAATAAGTTTGATCTCACCGGATCTATCAACTATATCAAATCCGGTGGTAACCGCGTACCCCATGACCGGATCATGGAAAGATTGATGTATTGGTCATTCACACAGGATGTTAGTGACTATATCAACCCTGACGGCACCCAGAACACTTATGGTAGTACTACTAATCCGCTTTATGACGCTCGCTTTGCTACTTACGAAGATGATGTAAACCGTGTCATTGGCAACCTGAATTTTAACTACCGTCCTTCCGACTGGCTGAGCCTATCTTACAGGATTGGGACCGATGTATACAGCGATCAGAGGGTGGAGATTTTGCCCGGTCCTCTGGGTCTCGAAGGTGAAGTTGCCCTGGATCCGGATGGTTTCATTAGAAAAAATAAGATCAACAGCCGTGATATCAACTCTACACTAAATATCACGATGAATCATACTTTTGATGAGAAGTTGGATGCTACCCTACGGTTAGGAAATGATGTTTTTGACCGAAGTAGAAACGACCTGAATTCATTAGGTAGTGACTTTGTCATTCCCCGCTTCTATAATCTTGGTAACACCATTAATCTACAGACCGATGAATATCTTCAGCAGAGAAGGTTAATCGGAGTTTACGGTGATTTGTTGCTGAATTATGATGATTATCTGTACCTGAACATCACTGCCAGAAATGACTGGTCTTCTACCCTACCAGTAGAAAATCGCTCATTCTTTTATCCCTCGGTAAATCTTGGCTTTGTATTCAACGATGTACTGGATCTGCCTGAGTTCCTGAGTTATGGTAAACTTAGAGCATCTTATGCTGAAGTAGGTAAGGATGCCGAGCCCTATTCTACTGCCCTTACCTATACTTCGCCTACAGATGCCGGAGGGGATATTTACTTTCCCTTACAAGAACAGGTGGGTTTTACCAGAAATAATACTTTAGGTTCACCTACACTAAGACCGGAAAAAACCACTGCAGTAGAAATAGGTACTGACCTTAGGTTCTTTGAAAACCGTCTAAGCCTGGATTTCACCTGGTACAAATCCAATAGTAAAGATCAAATTATTCCTGTACCTGTTTCTAACACTACTGGTTACAGCACTTTTGTTACCAATGCTGGCGAGCTTGAAAACCAAGGTATTGAATTAATCCTGGGAGCCACACCCCTACAGATAGACGACTTTTCCTGGGATGTATCGCTTAACTTTACCCGTAACCGTAATAGAGTAGTAGAAATCAGGGAAGGTATAGAAACGATTGTACTGGGTAGTCAATTTGGTTATGCCGGTAGCACAGTCACCCTACAACTTATAGAAGGCGAAGCGTATGGCAATCTTTACGGAACCAGCTATGAAAGATTCTATGCCAATGGTGAGCCGGAGGGTCTGACTGAGGTTGATCGCGACTTACCTTTGGTAATTGGTGCTAATGGATTTCCTGCCGTCAATACAAATCAACTTATTTTAGGAAATGCCCAGCCTAAATGGTTTGGCGGCCTGCGCAATACCCTAAATTATAAAGGATGGAGCTTCTCTTTCCTGATAGATGCGAGGGCGGGCATGCAGCAATACGATCAGTATGCTAATTTCTATTCTGCTTTCGGTATGCTGGATTACTCGCTTAACCGTAATGATGTAGTAGTTTTTGATGGTTTCATGGAAGATGGCTCCCCTAATGCTCAGCAGGTTTGGATGGGTCAGGGAGTAGGTCCGGATGGTGTAGACTATGGTGCTGGTTTTTACAGAAATGTATACAGGACTGTATCCGAAAACTTTGTGCAGGATGCTTCTTTTATAAAATTAAGAAACATCAGCCTGAGGTATACCTTGCCAGGCACATTGCTGGAAGTAACTCCATTCTCTGCAGCCAGTCTTTCGGTAGCTGCTAATAACATCATTCTTTGGACTCCCTGGGCTGGCTATGATCCCGAATCATTCAGTGCTGGTGCCGGAGGAAATGCCACTGCCTTCACCGGATTAGGATATCCGGGCGTACAGAGCTACTTCTTTACCCTTAACCTGACGCTTTAA
- a CDS encoding TerC family protein: MEIFLEAENWIALLTLTFLEIVLGIDNIIFISIVTGKLPEAQQPKARNIGLALALIFRIALLLGITWIIGFTEPLFSIFELDISGRDLILMAGGLFLLAKSTSEIHHKIEGQEVSDVDDANKKVHSFAKTLTQIVLLDMVFSFDSILTAVGLTQQVLIMIIAVVISIGVMMVFAGKISDFINKHPTLQILALSFLILIGFMLVIEGFHVHVPKGYIYFGVAFSLLVEILNMRFRKKANPVQLHDQQMPKQKVVK; this comes from the coding sequence ATGGAAATTTTTCTTGAAGCAGAAAACTGGATTGCTCTACTTACCCTCACATTTTTAGAAATTGTACTAGGGATTGATAACATTATTTTTATCTCTATTGTCACTGGAAAGCTGCCTGAAGCGCAACAGCCCAAAGCACGTAATATCGGACTAGCGCTGGCACTAATTTTTAGAATAGCTTTGTTATTGGGTATCACCTGGATCATAGGCTTTACCGAGCCATTGTTCAGTATTTTTGAACTGGATATCAGTGGTCGTGACCTGATTTTAATGGCAGGGGGATTATTCCTTCTGGCTAAGAGTACTTCCGAGATTCATCATAAGATAGAAGGGCAGGAAGTTTCTGATGTAGATGACGCGAATAAAAAGGTACACAGCTTTGCCAAAACCCTCACCCAAATTGTTCTGCTGGATATGGTCTTTTCTTTTGATTCTATATTAACAGCTGTCGGCCTTACCCAACAGGTATTGATCATGATTATCGCAGTGGTGATTTCTATTGGAGTAATGATGGTTTTTGCCGGAAAAATCAGTGACTTTATCAACAAACATCCTACACTACAAATTCTTGCCCTTTCCTTCCTGATCCTGATTGGTTTTATGCTGGTCATTGAAGGCTTCCACGTACATGTACCCAAAGGTTATATTTATTTCGGAGTGGCTTTTTCATTACTGGTAGAAATTCTCAATATGCGTTTTCGCAAGAAGGCTAATCCGGTACAGTTACATGACCAGCAGATGCCTAAGCAGAAGGTAGTAAAATAA
- a CDS encoding 1-phosphofructokinase family hexose kinase, translating to MKIVTLTMNPALDKSSQVKSIRPDSKLRCDPPKYQPGGGGVNVSRAIHKLGGESLCAYLAGGPDGQVMQQLLDEEAVTQHVIPIQNWTRQNFIVVDKSNNQQYRFGMPGAEVFEREWQQTLKDMENLCQKADYIVGSGSLPPGVPQDFWARLAKIAKKNDARYIVDTSGEALELAAEEGVYLLKPNLGELGALSKKESVTALEQEDLAKKLISDNKAEVVVVSMGPQGAMLVSEDEILYVPAPTVHKKSTVGAGDSMVAGMVLSLAQKRSLTEVVSFGVASGTAATMNEGTGLCKKEDTEKLYLWILSKV from the coding sequence ATGAAGATTGTCACGCTTACCATGAATCCTGCCTTAGACAAGAGTTCCCAAGTCAAAAGTATACGTCCTGATAGTAAACTACGCTGCGACCCTCCTAAATATCAGCCGGGAGGGGGTGGTGTCAACGTTTCACGCGCTATACATAAGCTGGGGGGAGAGTCTTTGTGTGCTTATCTTGCCGGGGGACCTGATGGCCAAGTAATGCAACAGCTCTTGGATGAGGAAGCCGTAACACAGCATGTCATTCCTATTCAGAACTGGACCAGACAAAACTTTATCGTAGTGGATAAAAGTAATAACCAGCAATACCGCTTTGGTATGCCCGGAGCTGAGGTGTTTGAAAGGGAGTGGCAGCAAACCTTGAAGGATATGGAAAATCTCTGCCAGAAAGCCGATTATATAGTAGGAAGTGGCAGCCTTCCTCCTGGTGTTCCGCAGGACTTTTGGGCACGACTGGCTAAGATTGCGAAAAAGAACGATGCCCGCTATATCGTAGATACTTCAGGCGAAGCCCTGGAACTGGCTGCCGAAGAAGGCGTATATCTGCTAAAACCTAATCTTGGAGAACTAGGTGCTCTTTCTAAAAAAGAATCCGTGACTGCTCTGGAGCAGGAAGATCTGGCAAAAAAACTCATCAGCGACAATAAAGCTGAAGTAGTAGTGGTCTCAATGGGTCCGCAGGGAGCGATGCTGGTCTCCGAAGATGAAATTCTTTACGTCCCGGCTCCTACAGTCCATAAGAAAAGTACAGTAGGAGCAGGTGATAGCATGGTGGCTGGTATGGTGCTTAGCTTGGCGCAAAAGAGATCGCTGACGGAGGTGGTATCGTTCGGCGTAGCCTCAGGCACTGCCGCTACCATGAATGAGGGAACCGGGCTGTGCAAAAAAGAAGATACTGAAAAACTCTACCTGTGGATTTTGTCAAAAGTATGA
- a CDS encoding GNAT family N-acetyltransferase, producing MKNPIVLHFEDFIIRPWQHGDEESLATYANNHKIWTNVRDRFPHPYTLKDAELWIRIADANNAMLNLAIETEGEAAGGVGIVFKQDIYYRTAEIGYWLGERFWNRGIATKAVKAMTDYIFDTPQYNICRMYAGIFEYNTASARVLEKAGYQLEARLRKSVTKNGNTVDELIYAKLKE from the coding sequence ATGAAAAACCCTATCGTTCTTCATTTTGAAGATTTTATCATCCGTCCCTGGCAACACGGTGATGAAGAATCATTAGCTACTTACGCCAACAATCATAAAATATGGACCAATGTACGAGACCGCTTCCCTCATCCTTATACGCTCAAAGATGCAGAGCTGTGGATCAGGATAGCCGATGCCAATAACGCTATGCTCAACTTAGCCATAGAGACGGAAGGTGAAGCCGCAGGCGGAGTGGGGATAGTGTTTAAACAGGATATTTATTATCGTACCGCAGAAATAGGCTATTGGTTGGGAGAACGTTTTTGGAATAGAGGAATTGCTACCAAGGCAGTGAAAGCCATGACTGACTATATATTTGACACACCCCAATATAACATTTGTAGAATGTATGCCGGTATATTTGAATATAATACTGCTTCCGCCCGGGTGTTGGAAAAAGCCGGATATCAGTTGGAAGCCCGGCTCCGAAAAAGTGTCACCAAAAATGGGAATACAGTAGACGAACTCATCTACGCCAAGCTCAAGGAATAG
- a CDS encoding glycoside hydrolase family 140 protein encodes MKCTTTLRLLLYMLLAGMNTSLLAQSLKVSDNKRYLIKEDGTPFFWLGDTAWELFHRLDREEATMYLEDRADKGFTVIQAVVLAELDGLNTPNPYGDSPLINNDPTQPNEAYFEHVDFIVDKAEDLGMYIGMLPTWGDKFNKRWGVGPEVFTPENARTYGEFLGERYKDKPIIWILGGDRIPEEEEDFAIIRAMAEGLANGDEDTHLMTYHPMGGRHSSEFFHEDEWLDFNMYQSGHGQKNTPNYEMTAHNYQLEPVKPNLDGEPNYEDHPINWKPENGWFDDADVRQAAYWSMLSGALGHTYGDHNIWQMWQEGREPISSARTPWKEAIDHPGSQQMEYMRQLFESRNFTELIPDPSLVVNAEGEDRHIAAARGSDFMMVYLPANSSVEVDAQKLSGKRINAWWFDPRTGDSVSLGKFKNNDSYTFRTPIATKDWVLVIDDANKAYTTPGEMLFGMNK; translated from the coding sequence ATGAAATGCACCACTACACTCCGCTTACTATTATATATGCTGCTGGCCGGCATGAACACTTCGCTCCTGGCACAGTCGCTCAAGGTCAGTGATAATAAGCGTTATCTAATCAAAGAAGATGGTACACCCTTTTTCTGGTTAGGTGATACCGCCTGGGAGCTTTTCCATCGTCTTGACCGTGAAGAAGCCACAATGTATCTGGAAGATCGTGCGGATAAAGGTTTTACAGTCATCCAGGCAGTGGTGCTGGCAGAACTGGATGGTTTGAATACGCCTAACCCCTATGGCGACAGTCCGCTGATCAATAATGATCCAACCCAACCTAATGAGGCATATTTTGAGCATGTGGATTTTATTGTAGATAAAGCAGAAGATTTAGGTATGTACATAGGAATGCTACCCACCTGGGGTGATAAGTTTAACAAGCGTTGGGGTGTAGGGCCGGAAGTATTTACTCCCGAAAACGCCCGTACTTATGGTGAATTTTTAGGTGAACGCTACAAAGACAAACCGATCATCTGGATATTGGGTGGAGACCGTATTCCTGAAGAAGAGGAAGATTTTGCCATCATAAGAGCAATGGCTGAAGGCTTGGCGAACGGAGATGAAGATACGCATCTGATGACCTACCATCCGATGGGAGGCCGTCATTCTTCAGAGTTTTTTCATGAAGATGAGTGGCTTGATTTTAACATGTATCAATCAGGGCATGGGCAGAAGAACACTCCTAACTACGAGATGACAGCGCATAACTATCAACTGGAACCGGTGAAACCAAACCTGGATGGAGAGCCTAACTATGAGGATCATCCGATCAACTGGAAACCTGAAAACGGCTGGTTTGATGATGCTGACGTGCGGCAGGCAGCCTACTGGTCTATGCTGTCAGGCGCGTTGGGACATACCTATGGTGATCATAATATCTGGCAAATGTGGCAGGAAGGAAGAGAGCCTATTTCCTCAGCACGCACGCCCTGGAAAGAAGCGATTGATCATCCGGGATCTCAACAGATGGAGTATATGCGACAATTGTTTGAATCAAGAAACTTTACAGAACTCATACCAGATCCATCTCTGGTGGTAAATGCTGAAGGAGAGGACAGGCATATCGCAGCAGCCAGAGGAAGCGACTTTATGATGGTATATCTGCCGGCAAACTCCTCCGTAGAAGTCGACGCACAAAAGCTCTCTGGCAAAAGAATTAATGCATGGTGGTTTGATCCTCGTACCGGCGATAGTGTAAGTCTGGGAAAATTTAAAAATAATGACAGCTATACCTTTCGCACCCCTATTGCTACTAAGGATTGGGTACTTGTCATAGACGATGCAAATAAGGCTTACACTACACCCGGTGAGATGTTGTTTGGAATGAATAAATAG
- a CDS encoding DNA alkylation repair protein: MKQDSPSAVDILRFLKSQSGPEYLSSLRRLGVQGETILGVKMPVLRTLAKRYKENHQLALQLWDTGVHEARILATLLDEVKEVTEAQMEEWVRDFNSWDICDQTCSNLFCRTPFAYDKALVWSERHEEFVKRAGFVMMAGLSIHDKKVEDAQLAAFFPLIEREAYDERNFVKKAVNWALRQIGKRNATLHTMAMLVAERLAAHELPSARWVGKDAIKELKDEKIIKKLR; the protein is encoded by the coding sequence ATGAAGCAAGATTCTCCCTCAGCCGTTGATATTCTACGGTTTCTCAAATCACAAAGTGGTCCGGAATATCTAAGCAGCTTACGTCGTTTGGGAGTACAAGGCGAAACCATACTGGGTGTAAAAATGCCTGTACTCAGAACACTGGCAAAACGATACAAAGAAAACCATCAACTGGCTCTTCAGCTCTGGGATACAGGTGTACACGAAGCTCGCATTCTAGCCACTTTATTAGATGAAGTGAAAGAGGTAACGGAAGCACAAATGGAAGAATGGGTACGGGATTTTAATTCATGGGATATATGTGACCAAACCTGCAGTAATCTTTTTTGCCGTACCCCTTTTGCCTACGACAAAGCTTTGGTCTGGAGCGAGCGGCATGAAGAATTTGTAAAGCGTGCGGGCTTTGTAATGATGGCCGGGCTGTCTATCCACGACAAAAAAGTAGAGGATGCTCAGTTGGCTGCTTTTTTCCCCTTGATTGAGCGGGAAGCCTATGATGAGCGGAATTTTGTCAAAAAGGCGGTCAACTGGGCTTTGCGTCAGATTGGAAAGCGTAACGCGACGCTGCATACCATGGCAATGCTGGTGGCTGAACGCCTGGCTGCACACGAGTTGCCTTCGGCTCGCTGGGTAGGAAAAGATGCAATAAAGGAATTAAAAGATGAAAAGATAATCAAAAAACTGCGGTAG